A window of Parasynechococcus marenigrum WH 8102 contains these coding sequences:
- a CDS encoding DUF7734 family protein translates to MTDIELVQQLEERSRLDSERVVRLTGNVDGEPFELLIFRGFSSSTTHPTAFDPDASVLPPETRLEQVELLQGPLNPSNAVVLAGPMSPADLLVQTNW, encoded by the coding sequence ATGACCGATATCGAGCTTGTTCAGCAGCTGGAGGAGCGCAGCCGACTGGATTCAGAACGAGTTGTTCGATTGACGGGGAATGTGGATGGTGAGCCGTTCGAACTGTTGATTTTTAGAGGCTTCAGCAGCAGCACGACCCATCCCACCGCCTTTGATCCCGATGCCTCGGTGTTGCCTCCTGAAACTCGGCTGGAGCAGGTGGAACTGCTCCAAGGACCGCTGAATCCAAGCAACGCTGTTGTGTTGGCAGGGCCAATGTCACCGGCTGATCTGCTGGTTCAGACCAACTGGTGA
- a CDS encoding FIST signal transduction protein: MGTFSPLDWFRAATSTPSCRSALSTRPSMEEAVRDVVSQLGRRGEADLALVFASTAYASDLPRLLPLLRRELSSRHWLGAAGGGVVGTRADGTAAEIEQAPSLSVTLLSLPGAAIDSVALSTTSLPDLDGSAQTWQEWSGLNPQHCRSQILLIDPTSSNINDLISGMDYAFPGAEKIGGIACPHNAPHGSLLFDDRVVTGAVICSIGGDWRLDSVVAQGCRPIGPVFAIEQVQRNVVLELSDGERRDTPVACLQRILADLSEEERDQVRHSLFLGIERRNLQLTPNRLDAAGGAFLVRNLIGVDPNNGAVAVADRVRPGMNVQFQLREADASRNEALSLLRSSTESAGSAPLFGLLMACLGRGQGLFGQPDGDVNLGRTVMPDLPMAGAFCNGEIGPVAGSTHLHGYTACWGLLRQDPPSNAD; this comes from the coding sequence ATGGGCACGTTCTCTCCTCTCGACTGGTTCCGAGCAGCAACCTCAACACCCAGTTGTCGGTCGGCCCTCTCCACTCGCCCTTCCATGGAGGAAGCCGTTCGCGATGTGGTCAGCCAGTTGGGCCGGCGCGGAGAAGCAGATCTTGCTCTGGTGTTCGCGTCGACCGCCTACGCCAGCGATCTGCCACGGTTATTGCCCCTCTTACGACGGGAGTTGAGCTCCAGGCACTGGCTCGGAGCAGCCGGCGGGGGCGTTGTTGGAACCCGAGCTGACGGCACTGCCGCCGAAATCGAGCAGGCACCGTCCCTCAGCGTGACTCTGCTGAGTCTGCCTGGGGCCGCGATCGACAGCGTGGCTCTTTCCACGACCTCACTGCCGGATCTCGACGGTTCAGCACAGACATGGCAGGAGTGGAGTGGCCTCAACCCCCAGCACTGCCGCAGCCAGATCCTGCTGATCGATCCCACCAGCAGCAACATCAACGATCTGATCAGCGGCATGGACTACGCCTTTCCAGGCGCCGAGAAAATTGGCGGGATCGCCTGCCCGCACAATGCGCCCCACGGCTCATTGCTGTTCGATGACCGGGTAGTGACCGGTGCGGTGATCTGTTCCATCGGCGGCGATTGGCGACTGGACAGCGTGGTGGCTCAGGGGTGCAGACCGATCGGTCCGGTTTTTGCGATCGAACAGGTCCAACGCAACGTCGTATTGGAACTCAGTGATGGCGAGCGTCGTGACACTCCAGTGGCCTGCCTGCAGCGAATCCTTGCCGACCTGAGCGAGGAGGAACGGGATCAGGTGCGTCACTCCCTCTTCCTCGGGATCGAACGCCGCAACCTGCAGCTCACGCCCAACCGTCTGGATGCTGCCGGTGGAGCCTTTCTGGTCCGCAATCTGATTGGGGTGGACCCCAACAACGGCGCCGTTGCCGTCGCTGATCGGGTGCGCCCCGGCATGAATGTCCAGTTCCAGCTGCGGGAGGCCGATGCCTCCCGCAACGAAGCGCTCAGCCTGCTGCGCTCTTCCACCGAAAGCGCTGGATCAGCGCCGTTGTTCGGCCTGCTGATGGCCTGCCTGGGGCGTGGCCAGGGATTATTCGGTCAACCGGATGGAGATGTGAACCTGGGCCGCACCGTGATGCCGGACCTGCCGATGGCCGGTGCCTTCTGCAACGGGGAAATCGGTCCAGTAGCGGGATCCACGCATCTTCATGGCTACACCGCCTGTTGGGGGTTGCTGAGGCAGGATCCACCCTCCAATGCCGATTGA
- the trmB gene encoding tRNA (guanosine(46)-N7)-methyltransferase TrmB, whose protein sequence is MRQHVNPLSRFFQLPLQLPSPGELFDHPEQPIHLDIGCARGRCILGLAELNPGWNHLGVEIRRPLVTAADRDALNSGSGNVRVLFCNANISLESWLAALPNDRLQRVSVQFPDPWFKRRHRKRRVLQPALLLAIAAALQPGRELFLQSDVLAVIEPMVALTELSGCFTRPESDARPWRADNPLPVPTEREQYVLEKNLPVYRVLYRRNASPLPDPEALKSRWQELDNPAETVFTDI, encoded by the coding sequence TTGCGCCAGCACGTCAATCCCCTTAGCCGCTTCTTCCAGCTGCCGCTGCAGCTGCCATCTCCAGGTGAGCTGTTCGACCATCCCGAGCAACCGATTCACCTCGACATCGGCTGTGCCCGTGGACGCTGCATCCTGGGCCTGGCTGAACTGAACCCCGGCTGGAACCACCTGGGCGTGGAGATCCGTCGCCCCCTGGTAACCGCCGCCGACCGTGATGCCCTCAACAGCGGCAGCGGCAATGTGCGGGTGCTGTTCTGCAACGCCAACATCAGCTTGGAGAGCTGGCTTGCAGCGCTGCCGAACGACCGATTGCAGCGGGTCTCAGTGCAATTCCCCGACCCATGGTTCAAGCGGAGGCATCGCAAGCGGCGGGTGCTGCAGCCGGCCCTGCTGCTGGCCATCGCAGCCGCTCTTCAGCCCGGGCGGGAGCTGTTTCTGCAGAGCGACGTGCTGGCAGTCATCGAACCGATGGTCGCCCTCACCGAACTCAGCGGTTGTTTCACTCGGCCGGAATCGGATGCCAGACCTTGGCGGGCAGACAACCCACTCCCCGTTCCCACGGAACGGGAGCAATACGTTCTTGAGAAGAACCTCCCGGTGTACCGCGTGCTGTATCGACGCAACGCATCTCCACTCCCTGATCCAGAGGCACTGAAAAGCCGTTGGCAGGAGCTCGATAATCCCGCTGAAACGGTCTTCACCGACATCTGA
- a CDS encoding DUF3177 family protein: protein MARLLVAVVNELSYRALVWLTYRLAASVALGLPLVLLIWSAWRREPVVQRLLGLYWKVASLMGISLLLLTDERPLGYVTALVAPVLMVVSVWFWVDLNEELADQPPWRPLPLTVRLWRWALSGFGVISLVMTATGLRCMQSQSSPDCSAWLEAPQGIHRGVETVFDFVFGGQWTEAVAAFVGYVALVAYLAGLLQWLLVRLPRYGRVAGEF, encoded by the coding sequence ATGGCTCGACTCCTAGTTGCCGTTGTGAACGAGCTTTCCTACAGGGCCCTGGTGTGGCTCACCTACAGGCTGGCGGCGTCGGTAGCCCTGGGATTGCCTCTGGTGCTGCTGATCTGGTCAGCCTGGCGGCGTGAACCTGTGGTGCAGCGACTGCTGGGTTTGTATTGGAAAGTGGCCAGCTTGATGGGGATCAGCCTGCTGTTGCTCACCGATGAGCGCCCGCTGGGTTATGTGACCGCTCTGGTCGCCCCCGTGCTGATGGTGGTGAGTGTCTGGTTCTGGGTGGACCTCAACGAGGAACTGGCGGACCAGCCCCCCTGGCGCCCCTTGCCGCTGACGGTGCGTCTCTGGCGATGGGCCCTCAGCGGATTTGGTGTGATCAGTTTGGTGATGACTGCCACGGGGCTGCGATGCATGCAGTCCCAATCCAGCCCTGACTGCTCCGCCTGGCTGGAAGCACCGCAGGGCATTCATCGGGGGGTTGAAACGGTGTTTGATTTCGTTTTTGGAGGTCAGTGGACTGAGGCCGTCGCGGCGTTCGTCGGTTATGTGGCGCTGGTGGCTTACCTCGCTGGACTGCTCCAGTGGCTACTGGTGCGTTTACCCCGCTACGGCCGTGTCGCCGGTGAGTTCTGA
- the ileS gene encoding isoleucine--tRNA ligase — protein sequence MSKETRDAAAEGRPSYKDTLNLLQTGFGMRANAVKREPELQAFWSDNGIDGQLGLQNDGPTFTLHDGPPYANGALHMGHALNKVLKDVINKYQVLKGRRVRYVPGWDCHGLPIELKVLQSMDQEQRKALTPIKLRKKAAAYARKQVDGQMKGFQRWGIWADWEQPYLTLQKEYEAAQIKVFGEMVLKGHIYRGLKPVHWSPSSRTALAEAELEYPDGHTSPSVYVAFPAMEVPTPLRDALKAEGLELPTETDALRQALQVAIWTTTPWTLPANLAVSVNERLDYALVDDGSGRMLVVAADLIESLSTTLERPLKHRATVKGALLAGLIYRHPLLDRTSPVVIGGEYITTESGTGLVHTAPGHGVDDFHTGQKHGLPVLCPVDEAGTLTAEAGPFAGLNVLKDANPGIIEALEQAGALLKQEAYSHRYPYDWRTKKPTIFRATEQWFASVEGFRQDALDAIDQVQWTPASGRNRIEAMVKERGDWCISRQRTWGVPIPVFYHHSNGEVLLNADTLSHIETLIASHGADVWWEKDETDLLPPAYANQADQWRKGTDTMDVWFDSGSSWAAVSSQRESLSYPADLYLEGSDQHRGWFQSSLLTSVAVNGHAPYKRVLTHGFALDEKGRKMSKSLGNVVDPMVIIEGGKNQKQEPPYGADVLRLWVSSVDYSADVPIGAGILRQLADVYRKVRNTSRYLLGNLHDFNPASDAIAVADLPLLDRWMLQRTAEVMHEITEAFESYEFFRFFQLLQNFCVTDLSNFYLDIAKDRLYVSAPTDQRRRSCQTVMALIIERLAGFIAPVLCHMAEDIWQNLPYPVQETSVFQRGWPTIPSDWRNDTLSAPVQQLRDLRAAVNKVLEDCRGRQELGASLEAAVRIDARSPELQAALSWLNDNGDPDVDGLRDWLLVSQLQLGGEPWAEVLSNHEDELALIEVSRARGTKCERCWHYEGDVGQHPDHAHICGRCVGVLERRTHQLV from the coding sequence GTGAGCAAGGAGACGCGCGACGCCGCCGCTGAGGGACGTCCCTCCTACAAGGACACGCTCAACCTGCTGCAGACCGGTTTCGGCATGCGCGCCAATGCGGTGAAGCGCGAACCGGAACTGCAGGCCTTCTGGAGCGACAACGGCATCGATGGACAGCTGGGGCTCCAGAACGACGGGCCCACGTTCACCCTTCACGACGGACCGCCCTATGCCAACGGGGCCCTGCACATGGGGCATGCCCTCAACAAGGTGCTCAAGGATGTGATCAATAAGTATCAGGTGCTCAAGGGCCGCAGGGTGCGCTACGTGCCCGGCTGGGACTGCCACGGCCTGCCGATCGAACTCAAGGTGCTGCAGTCCATGGATCAGGAACAGCGCAAAGCGCTGACACCGATCAAACTGCGCAAGAAAGCCGCTGCTTACGCCCGCAAGCAGGTGGATGGCCAGATGAAGGGCTTCCAGCGCTGGGGCATCTGGGCCGACTGGGAGCAGCCCTATCTCACGCTGCAGAAGGAGTACGAAGCCGCCCAGATCAAGGTGTTCGGCGAGATGGTGCTCAAGGGCCACATCTACAGGGGCCTGAAGCCCGTGCACTGGAGCCCCAGTTCCCGCACCGCCCTGGCCGAAGCCGAGCTGGAATACCCTGACGGCCACACCAGCCCCAGCGTCTATGTGGCGTTTCCGGCGATGGAGGTTCCTACCCCCTTGCGGGATGCACTCAAGGCGGAGGGCCTGGAACTGCCCACCGAGACGGACGCCCTTAGGCAGGCCCTTCAAGTGGCGATCTGGACCACCACCCCCTGGACCTTGCCGGCCAACCTGGCGGTGTCCGTCAACGAACGGCTCGACTACGCCCTGGTCGACGATGGCAGCGGCCGGATGCTGGTGGTGGCAGCCGATCTGATCGAGTCGCTTTCCACAACCCTGGAGCGTCCTCTCAAGCACCGCGCCACGGTGAAAGGTGCCCTGCTTGCTGGGCTCATCTATCGGCACCCGCTGCTGGATCGCACCAGCCCCGTCGTGATCGGCGGCGAGTACATCACCACCGAATCCGGCACGGGCTTGGTGCACACCGCCCCGGGGCACGGCGTCGACGACTTTCATACCGGCCAGAAGCACGGCCTGCCCGTGCTGTGCCCCGTGGATGAAGCCGGCACCCTCACCGCAGAGGCAGGTCCTTTCGCAGGCCTGAACGTGCTCAAGGACGCCAATCCAGGGATCATCGAGGCCCTCGAGCAAGCCGGAGCACTGCTCAAGCAGGAGGCCTACAGCCACCGCTACCCCTACGACTGGCGCACCAAGAAACCCACCATCTTCCGCGCCACGGAACAGTGGTTCGCGTCGGTGGAGGGCTTCCGCCAGGACGCCCTCGACGCCATCGACCAGGTGCAGTGGACCCCTGCATCAGGCCGCAACCGGATCGAGGCAATGGTGAAGGAGCGGGGGGACTGGTGCATCTCCCGCCAACGCACCTGGGGAGTGCCGATCCCGGTCTTTTATCACCACAGCAACGGCGAGGTGCTGCTCAACGCCGACACCCTGAGCCATATCGAAACGCTGATCGCCTCCCACGGTGCCGACGTGTGGTGGGAAAAAGACGAAACCGATCTGCTGCCACCCGCCTACGCCAACCAGGCCGATCAATGGCGCAAAGGCACCGACACCATGGACGTGTGGTTTGACTCAGGATCCAGCTGGGCTGCCGTGTCAAGCCAGCGAGAGTCGCTGAGCTACCCCGCCGACCTCTACCTCGAGGGATCCGATCAGCACCGCGGCTGGTTCCAGAGCTCGTTGCTCACCTCCGTGGCCGTCAACGGCCATGCCCCTTACAAACGCGTGCTCACCCATGGTTTCGCCCTCGACGAGAAGGGGCGAAAGATGAGCAAATCCCTCGGCAATGTCGTTGATCCGATGGTGATCATCGAGGGGGGCAAGAACCAGAAGCAGGAGCCTCCCTACGGCGCTGATGTGCTGCGGCTCTGGGTGAGCTCGGTGGACTACTCCGCCGATGTGCCCATCGGCGCCGGAATCCTGCGTCAGCTCGCGGACGTCTACCGGAAAGTGCGCAACACCAGCCGATACCTGCTCGGCAATCTGCACGACTTCAACCCCGCCTCCGATGCCATTGCGGTGGCGGACCTGCCGCTGCTGGACCGCTGGATGCTGCAGCGCACCGCCGAGGTGATGCATGAGATCACAGAAGCCTTCGAGAGCTACGAGTTTTTCCGCTTCTTCCAGCTGCTGCAGAACTTCTGCGTCACCGACCTCTCCAACTTCTACCTCGACATCGCCAAAGACCGCTTGTATGTGAGTGCCCCAACTGACCAGCGCCGACGCAGCTGTCAGACCGTGATGGCTTTAATCATTGAGCGGCTGGCAGGTTTCATTGCTCCGGTGCTGTGCCATATGGCCGAGGACATCTGGCAGAACCTCCCCTACCCGGTCCAGGAAACTTCCGTGTTTCAGCGCGGTTGGCCCACAATTCCGAGCGACTGGCGGAACGACACGCTCTCTGCACCCGTGCAGCAACTCCGCGATCTACGGGCGGCGGTCAACAAAGTGCTGGAGGATTGCCGCGGCCGGCAGGAGCTTGGTGCCTCCCTGGAGGCAGCTGTACGCATCGACGCTCGTAGCCCCGAGCTGCAAGCGGCCCTGTCCTGGCTCAACGACAACGGTGATCCTGACGTGGATGGTCTGCGGGATTGGCTGCTGGTGTCCCAGTTACAGCTGGGGGGAGAGCCCTGGGCTGAAGTGCTCTCCAACCACGAGGACGAGCTCGCGTTGATCGAGGTGAGCCGAGCGCGGGGAACCAAATGTGAGCGCTGCTGGCACTACGAGGGAGACGTGGGGCAGCATCCAGACCATGCCCACATCTGCGGTCGCTGCGTCGGCGTTCTGGAGCGCCGGACTCACCAGTTGGTCTGA
- a CDS encoding Ycf66 family protein, with product MLATLSGDVCLLFGLALLLLPLLAVELSRPRDGVWGAIVLLLGLVLVTSSDRLRGAPMLAVLCGGLLVSRLSAEVGQARWRALGEDEQARLRSVDHWLTGLRQLGTAAGGLSEGLGGIAKQLKPAGKSGVSGKKWVRPESVDTTQAEPSPMPEPSPEPTSSEGED from the coding sequence ATGCTTGCGACCCTGAGTGGCGACGTCTGCCTGCTGTTCGGTCTCGCTCTGCTGTTGCTGCCGCTGCTGGCGGTGGAACTGAGCCGACCGCGAGACGGCGTGTGGGGGGCCATTGTTCTGCTGCTAGGTTTGGTATTGGTAACCAGCAGCGACCGATTGCGAGGAGCGCCGATGTTGGCGGTGCTCTGTGGCGGCCTTCTAGTCAGTCGACTCAGTGCGGAAGTGGGACAGGCGCGCTGGCGCGCTCTCGGGGAAGACGAACAGGCCCGGCTGCGTTCCGTCGATCACTGGCTGACGGGTCTACGCCAGCTCGGCACGGCCGCCGGAGGTCTGTCGGAAGGCCTCGGCGGGATCGCCAAACAACTGAAGCCCGCAGGGAAATCAGGCGTGTCCGGCAAAAAGTGGGTGCGCCCCGAATCAGTGGACACAACGCAGGCGGAACCGTCTCCCATGCCCGAGCCCAGCCCTGAACCCACCAGTAGCGAGGGTGAAGACTGA